The following proteins come from a genomic window of Helicobacter canadensis MIT 98-5491:
- a CDS encoding radical SAM/SPASM domain-containing protein, whose protein sequence is MKPFQKIFIEITNFCGLSCSFCTPKKAKDSMDLNDFNKICKEIAPFTHLCALHILGDPLTLDNLESYLKIATMHQLKIDITTSGFYWNNEKINLLLQSPCVHQINISLTSSLYQKKPTNLKTYFDSIFTLLSKHQVIQSEKFINLRLWNLQKDFTSPLKNSPIYQALQDFFQVPITTPKTRLAYKIHLLEQPFFEWVNLESQIISQKGFCYGGSKQLGILCNGDVVPCCFDTKGVMNFGNLLKDSMPKILENPRLKRLVENFKNGVRIEELCWHCNYPDYLIKLNVENV, encoded by the coding sequence GTGAAGCCCTTTCAAAAAATTTTTATTGAGATTACAAATTTTTGTGGGCTTTCTTGCTCCTTTTGCACCCCCAAAAAAGCTAAAGATTCTATGGATTTAAATGATTTTAATAAAATATGCAAAGAAATTGCACCTTTCACTCATTTATGTGCTTTGCATATCTTAGGAGATCCGCTAACGCTTGATAATCTTGAATCTTATCTTAAAATTGCAACAATGCACCAACTTAAAATTGATATTACTACAAGTGGTTTTTATTGGAATAATGAAAAAATTAATCTCCTTTTACAAAGCCCCTGCGTTCATCAAATCAATATTTCACTCACAAGCTCCCTTTATCAAAAAAAACCGACTAATCTAAAAACTTATTTTGATTCTATTTTTACCCTACTCTCTAAGCATCAAGTAATACAAAGTGAAAAATTCATTAATTTAAGACTTTGGAATCTTCAAAAAGATTTTACTTCACCACTAAAAAATTCCCCTATTTATCAAGCTTTGCAGGATTTTTTTCAAGTCCCTATTACAACACCAAAAACGCGTTTAGCCTACAAAATCCATTTACTTGAACAACCTTTTTTTGAATGGGTCAATCTAGAATCTCAAATAATTTCACAAAAAGGATTTTGCTATGGAGGTAGCAAACAACTTGGTATTTTATGCAATGGAGATGTAGTGCCTTGTTGTTTTGATACTAAAGGAGTGATGAATTTTGGTAATTTACTAAAAGATTCAATGCCAAAAATCTTAGAAAATCCTCGTCTAAAAAGACTAGTTGAGAACTTTAAAAATGGGGTAAGGATTGAAGAGCTTTGTTGGCACTGCAATTACCCCGATTATCTTATTAAACTTAATGTAGAAAATGTCTAA
- the purH gene encoding bifunctional phosphoribosylaminoimidazolecarboxamide formyltransferase/IMP cyclohydrolase, which produces MTALLSVSDKKGIVEFAKGLVSLGYEILSTGGTLKILRENAIKALEVSEYTQSPEMFDGRVKTLHPKIHGGILHRRNNQDDRQKASEFGIKDISLVCVNLYPFKETIEKTEDFGEIIENIDIGGPSMVRAAAKNFESVLIVTDCNDYKRVLEKLENGQNTFEFRQELMIKAFEHTAAYDCMIANYMNKRFNSGFGKNHFIAGKLVNPTRYGENPHQKGAYYEFGDFYSKHFKALKGEISFNNLTDINSAVKIASSFEDKPCVCIVKHGNPCGFAIKENVLESYIAALKCDNISAYGGVVAVNGEVGVDLANEINKIFIEVLVAPSITEEALRVFESKKKIKIFVCGGEKLCFPKDGQDFKHIEGGFVLQEADSVAPSEVKNAKCVSQKQATKEQMKDLEIAYKVASLVKSNCVVYVKDSAMVAVGMGMTSRVDAAKAAIRKAEEMGIDLRGCVLASEAFFPFKDSIEEAYKVGVSAVIEPGGSIRDEEVIECANQKGMALYFSGFRHFLH; this is translated from the coding sequence ATGACAGCATTATTAAGCGTAAGCGATAAAAAAGGCATTGTTGAATTTGCAAAAGGGCTTGTGAGTTTAGGTTATGAGATCTTATCTACAGGCGGAACTTTGAAGATTTTAAGGGAAAATGCAATCAAAGCATTAGAAGTGAGTGAATACACACAAAGCCCAGAAATGTTTGATGGTCGTGTTAAGACATTGCATCCTAAGATTCATGGTGGGATATTGCATAGGCGTAACAATCAAGATGATAGGCAAAAAGCATCTGAATTTGGGATAAAAGATATTAGCTTAGTTTGTGTAAATCTCTATCCCTTTAAAGAAACGATTGAAAAAACAGAGGATTTTGGAGAGATTATAGAAAATATTGATATTGGTGGTCCCTCAATGGTTAGGGCAGCAGCCAAGAATTTTGAATCGGTGCTGATTGTAACGGATTGTAATGATTATAAAAGAGTGCTTGAAAAACTTGAAAATGGGCAAAATACTTTTGAATTTCGTCAAGAATTAATGATTAAAGCATTTGAACACACAGCTGCTTATGATTGTATGATTGCAAATTATATGAATAAGCGTTTCAATAGCGGTTTTGGAAAGAATCACTTTATTGCTGGGAAGCTTGTAAATCCTACAAGATACGGAGAAAATCCTCACCAAAAAGGAGCGTATTATGAATTTGGTGATTTTTATTCCAAACACTTTAAAGCGCTTAAAGGTGAAATTAGCTTCAATAATTTAACAGATATTAATAGTGCGGTTAAAATTGCTTCAAGTTTTGAGGATAAACCTTGTGTGTGTATTGTTAAACACGGAAATCCTTGTGGTTTTGCAATAAAAGAGAATGTCTTAGAATCATACATTGCGGCTTTAAAATGCGATAATATTTCTGCTTATGGTGGAGTTGTTGCGGTTAATGGCGAAGTGGGTGTGGATTTGGCTAATGAAATCAATAAGATTTTTATTGAAGTATTGGTAGCGCCAAGCATTACAGAGGAAGCTTTGAGAGTTTTTGAGAGCAAGAAAAAGATTAAAATTTTCGTTTGTGGTGGAGAGAAACTTTGTTTTCCAAAAGATGGACAAGATTTTAAACATATTGAAGGGGGATTTGTTTTGCAAGAAGCAGATAGTGTAGCACCTAGTGAAGTGAAAAATGCAAAATGTGTTAGCCAAAAACAAGCCACAAAAGAACAAATGAAAGATTTAGAGATTGCCTATAAAGTGGCGAGTTTAGTGAAATCAAATTGTGTAGTGTATGTTAAAGATTCTGCTATGGTAGCTGTTGGAATGGGAATGACAAGCCGCGTTGATGCAGCAAAGGCTGCAATTAGAAAAGCAGAAGAAATGGGAATTGATTTAAGGGGTTGTGTTTTGGCAAGTGAAGCGTTTTTTCCTTTTAAGGATAGCATAGAAGAGGCTTATAAGGTTGGTGTGAGTGCGGTGATTGAACCTGGAGGAAGTATCCGCGATGAAGAGGTGATTGAATGTGCTAATCAAAAAGGTATGGCGCTTTACTTTAGTGGTTTTAGACATTTTCTACATTAA
- a CDS encoding transaldolase, producing the protein MQNNISFSLWCDFIEREFLENDFTKMIEGGIIEGATSNPAIFQKSFLEESYREQKESLKGKNPKEIYEALAKSDIQRAAELLMPIYTNNPNDGYVSIEVDPNLCQDSKGTIEEGVRLFKEIGYPNVMIKIPATKAGFVAMEELISQGISVNATLVFTKEQTIECMEAFNRGYENLKKTTKKESKDFPRAVVSIFVSRFDRKCDSILKENGIPVATLGVKNAQHLYHIINDYSLPCVRALFASTGVKDDSLDPIYYIKELYHQYAINTAPLATIEAFMKVEALQETYLPSYEELDEYFKVVANAGVDLQKVSSELLEQGLEDFKNAFAKILESLA; encoded by the coding sequence ATGCAAAATAATATTTCTTTTTCGTTGTGGTGTGATTTTATTGAAAGAGAGTTTTTAGAAAATGATTTTACTAAAATGATTGAAGGCGGAATCATTGAAGGAGCAACAAGCAATCCTGCTATTTTTCAAAAATCTTTTTTAGAAGAGAGTTATAGAGAACAAAAAGAATCATTAAAAGGTAAAAATCCAAAAGAGATTTATGAAGCTTTGGCAAAAAGCGATATTCAAAGAGCAGCAGAACTCCTTATGCCAATTTACACTAATAATCCAAATGATGGCTATGTGAGTATTGAAGTAGATCCTAATTTGTGTCAAGATTCTAAAGGAACTATTGAAGAGGGTGTAAGATTGTTTAAAGAAATTGGCTATCCTAATGTAATGATTAAGATTCCTGCTACTAAAGCGGGATTTGTCGCAATGGAGGAATTAATTTCTCAAGGAATTTCGGTTAATGCTACTTTGGTTTTTACAAAAGAGCAAACGATTGAGTGTATGGAAGCTTTTAATAGAGGTTATGAGAATCTCAAAAAAACAACCAAAAAAGAATCAAAGGATTTTCCAAGAGCGGTAGTGAGTATTTTTGTATCAAGATTTGATAGAAAATGTGATTCTATTTTAAAAGAAAATGGTATTCCCGTAGCCACTTTAGGCGTTAAAAATGCGCAACACTTATACCATATTATTAATGATTATTCTTTGCCTTGCGTGAGGGCACTTTTTGCAAGCACAGGGGTAAAAGATGATAGTTTGGATCCTATCTATTATATTAAAGAGCTTTATCACCAATACGCTATTAATACCGCTCCATTAGCAACTATTGAAGCTTTTATGAAAGTTGAAGCCTTGCAAGAAACTTATTTGCCAAGCTATGAAGAGTTGGATGAATATTTTAAGGTGGTGGCAAATGCTGGTGTGGATTTACAAAAGGTTTCTAGTGAGTTATTGGAACAAGGATTGGAAGATTTTAAAAATGCTTTTGCAAAAATTTTAGAGAGTTTGGCTTAG
- the pth gene encoding aminoacyl-tRNA hydrolase, whose amino-acid sequence MFLIVGLGNIGEKYKNNRHNIGFCIVDSLIAFLNATKQSSKDFYGELYKASQILLLKPSTFMNLSGKSVLSVKNFYKIDKMLVIHDDLDLPFGTVRFKFGGGSGGHNGLKSIDELCGKEYYRLRYGIGKPPLKNQVIDWVLGDFSKEESIENEEIIKHCIKPALEIVKLENPSELASKISSLYTLNPKDK is encoded by the coding sequence ATGTTTTTAATTGTAGGGTTAGGTAATATTGGCGAAAAATATAAAAACAATCGCCATAATATCGGCTTTTGCATTGTTGATTCTTTGATTGCTTTTTTAAATGCTACAAAGCAATCTAGTAAAGATTTCTATGGGGAGCTTTATAAGGCTTCCCAAATTCTTCTTTTAAAGCCTTCAACTTTTATGAATCTTTCTGGAAAATCAGTTTTAAGTGTTAAAAACTTTTACAAAATAGACAAAATGCTTGTTATTCACGATGATCTTGATTTGCCTTTTGGGACAGTGCGATTTAAATTTGGTGGAGGCAGTGGCGGACATAATGGATTAAAATCCATTGATGAATTGTGTGGCAAAGAGTATTATCGTTTGCGTTATGGGATTGGAAAACCTCCTTTAAAAAATCAAGTGATTGATTGGGTTTTGGGAGATTTTAGCAAAGAAGAATCAATAGAAAATGAAGAAATCATAAAACATTGCATTAAACCAGCATTGGAAATAGTAAAATTAGAAAATCCTAGTGAATTGGCAAGCAAAATTTCTAGTCTCTATACTTTAAATCCAAAAGACAAATAA
- the secA gene encoding preprotein translocase subunit SecA, which produces MFSLIKKILNSKNDRLVGHYKKQIKKINELESKYAALSDEELKNSFQELKNQVQTSKNPQEELNKVLFQSFAITREASKRVLNMRHFDVQLIGGMVLHEGKIAEMKTGEGKTLVATLPVCLNAMLGKGVHIVTVNDYLAQRDAETMRPLYEFLGYSVGVIVGGIYDDSHRLAQYSCDITYGTNNEFGFDYLRDNMKYDFNQKVQKEHYFAIVDEVDSILIDEARTPLIISGPANRVLKNYEIANNVALKLKENEDYTIDEKNRVILLTESGINHAEKLFGIDNLYSVDNAILAHHLDQALKANKLFKKDKDYVLRDGEVVIVDEFTGRLSEGRRFSEGLHQALEAKEGVKIKEESQTLADITYQNYFRLYQKLAGMTGTAQTEASEFLQIYNLEVVSIPTNLPIKRKDLNDLIYKTEREKFNALVEKIIELNKKGQPILVGTASIEKSEKIHDLLKSKRIPHSVLNAKNHAQEAEIIKDAGNKGAVTIATNMAGRGVDIKINDEVRELGGLYIIGTERHESRRIDNQLRGRSGRQGDPGTSQFYLSLEDPLLRIFGSDKIKNIMDKLGLDDGEHIESKLVTRSVENAQKKVESMHFEARKHLLEYDDVANEQRKAIYRLRDELLNPKQDISHKIIENRHEAIAMLLQKAEVFNDTDNLESLCAMALEDFNIVLNIQELKDSYQKNNNFETWIDEKMKQIYEDKMSILDNQTRIEIEKLVYLQTLDNLWRDHLYIMDTLKTGIGLRGYNQKDPLVEYKKESYNLFLELVSQIKYTTIKMLYKVQLKTNQESEEEAKIALQKLNNSNQNAKTNHENPPVFKKKPVRNEPCPCGSGKKYKNCCGMSGPKKGILAK; this is translated from the coding sequence ATGTTTTCACTAATAAAAAAAATTTTAAATAGTAAAAATGACCGATTGGTAGGGCATTATAAAAAACAAATTAAAAAAATTAATGAGCTTGAATCAAAGTATGCTGCTTTAAGCGATGAGGAGCTTAAAAATTCCTTTCAAGAGCTCAAAAATCAAGTTCAAACTTCAAAAAACCCTCAAGAAGAATTAAACAAAGTCCTTTTTCAATCCTTTGCAATCACGCGCGAAGCCAGTAAAAGAGTTTTAAATATGCGTCATTTTGATGTTCAGCTCATTGGGGGAATGGTTTTACACGAAGGTAAAATTGCCGAAATGAAAACGGGAGAGGGAAAAACATTGGTTGCAACTTTGCCCGTTTGCCTTAATGCTATGCTAGGAAAAGGTGTGCATATCGTAACGGTAAATGATTATCTTGCACAACGAGATGCAGAAACAATGCGACCACTTTATGAATTTTTGGGGTATAGTGTGGGCGTAATTGTCGGTGGAATTTATGATGATTCACACCGCTTGGCTCAATATTCTTGCGATATTACTTATGGAACGAATAATGAATTTGGATTTGACTATTTGCGTGATAATATGAAATATGATTTTAATCAAAAAGTCCAAAAAGAGCATTATTTTGCCATTGTTGATGAAGTGGATTCCATTCTTATTGATGAAGCAAGAACACCACTTATCATTTCTGGACCAGCAAACCGCGTCCTAAAAAACTATGAAATTGCTAATAATGTCGCTTTAAAACTCAAAGAAAATGAGGATTACACTATCGATGAAAAAAACAGAGTGATTCTGCTCACAGAAAGTGGAATCAACCACGCAGAAAAACTTTTTGGAATTGATAATCTTTATAGTGTTGATAATGCGATTCTTGCACACCATTTAGATCAAGCCCTTAAAGCTAATAAACTCTTTAAAAAAGACAAAGATTATGTTTTACGCGATGGAGAAGTTGTTATAGTAGATGAATTCACAGGAAGACTTAGTGAGGGAAGACGCTTTAGTGAGGGATTACATCAAGCCCTAGAAGCCAAAGAAGGCGTTAAAATCAAAGAAGAATCTCAAACGCTTGCAGACATTACTTATCAAAATTATTTTAGACTTTATCAAAAACTTGCCGGTATGACAGGGACTGCACAAACTGAAGCAAGTGAATTTTTGCAAATTTATAATCTTGAAGTTGTCTCAATCCCAACAAACTTGCCTATCAAAAGAAAAGATTTAAATGATTTAATTTACAAAACCGAAAGAGAAAAATTTAATGCACTTGTAGAAAAAATTATTGAATTAAATAAAAAGGGGCAACCTATTTTAGTTGGAACAGCCTCCATTGAAAAAAGTGAAAAGATTCACGATCTACTCAAATCTAAAAGGATTCCGCATTCTGTATTAAATGCCAAAAATCACGCCCAAGAAGCCGAAATCATCAAAGATGCTGGAAATAAAGGAGCTGTAACAATTGCTACAAATATGGCAGGGCGCGGTGTGGATATAAAAATCAATGATGAAGTAAGAGAGCTTGGCGGACTTTATATTATTGGAACAGAAAGACACGAATCACGAAGAATAGACAATCAATTACGCGGTAGAAGCGGAAGACAAGGCGATCCTGGAACAAGCCAATTTTATTTGAGCTTAGAAGATCCTTTATTACGCATTTTTGGTAGCGATAAGATTAAAAACATTATGGATAAGTTAGGGCTTGATGATGGAGAACACATTGAATCAAAACTTGTAACACGATCTGTGGAAAATGCGCAAAAAAAAGTGGAAAGTATGCATTTTGAAGCAAGAAAGCATTTATTGGAATACGATGATGTTGCAAATGAACAAAGGAAAGCTATTTATCGTTTAAGGGATGAATTACTTAACCCAAAACAAGACATTTCCCATAAGATTATTGAAAATCGTCATGAAGCCATTGCAATGCTTTTACAAAAAGCTGAAGTATTTAACGATACTGATAATTTAGAATCGCTTTGTGCTATGGCTTTAGAAGATTTCAATATAGTGCTTAATATCCAAGAATTAAAAGATTCTTATCAAAAAAATAATAATTTTGAAACTTGGATTGATGAAAAAATGAAACAAATCTATGAAGATAAAATGTCAATCCTTGATAATCAAACTCGGATCGAAATTGAAAAACTCGTCTATTTGCAAACTTTAGATAATTTATGGCGCGATCATTTATATATTATGGATACACTCAAGACCGGTATAGGATTGCGTGGATATAACCAAAAAGATCCTTTAGTGGAATATAAAAAAGAAAGTTACAATCTCTTTTTAGAATTAGTTAGTCAAATCAAATACACTACCATTAAAATGCTTTATAAAGTGCAACTAAAAACCAATCAAGAAAGCGAAGAAGAAGCTAAAATCGCTCTCCAAAAACTTAATAATAGCAATCAAAATGCAAAAACTAATCACGAGAATCCCCCTGTATTTAAAAAGAAACCCGTTAGAAATGAACCTTGTCCTTGCGGAAGTGGTAAAAAATATAAAAATTGTTGCGGTATGAGTGGTCCAAAAAAAGGGATTTTAGCAAAATGA
- a CDS encoding ABC transporter permease, with product MTQKGIISFLLFRYLRFNKHQPFISIAAILAFLGVCIGVMVLIVAMALMNGFDKEFERKLFIMNYPLTMIQGSPEKITKETLEDLQKNFPQLQFSPFIQTQAISKIGNHMEGAMVFGIDFEFESKINPIFKEAYLQSQQNQNQTKEIFSVIVGKSLKDSYRLNYQSNLLLIFTDFTPNAIQLSPTMKRFVVEGFFQSGLIAYDKGYIYTSLEAMQIIKNLPKDTYDGIHIHSNNPQKDIVSLQEAYPQMRIVGWWEQNGNFFAALALEKRALFIVLMLIILVASLNIISSLLMTVMNRRREIALLLTMGTSTKEIQKTFLYLGNFIGISGIICGSILAFIILFLLSSFPIISLPADVYGSSKLPLELSLLDLFSILCGSFAIVFFSSYYPAKKATQINPLEVLRNE from the coding sequence ATGACGCAAAAAGGAATTATTTCTTTTTTGTTATTTCGCTATCTGCGATTCAATAAACACCAACCTTTTATTTCCATTGCTGCCATTTTAGCATTTTTAGGGGTTTGCATTGGGGTTATGGTTTTAATTGTTGCAATGGCGTTAATGAATGGATTTGACAAAGAATTTGAACGCAAACTCTTTATTATGAATTATCCCCTCACTATGATTCAAGGAAGTCCAGAAAAAATCACCAAAGAAACTCTAGAAGATTTACAAAAAAACTTTCCACAATTGCAATTTAGCCCTTTTATTCAAACTCAAGCAATTTCAAAAATAGGGAATCATATGGAAGGAGCGATGGTTTTTGGTATAGATTTTGAATTTGAGAGTAAAATTAATCCCATCTTTAAAGAAGCTTATCTTCAATCCCAACAAAATCAAAATCAAACAAAAGAAATCTTTAGCGTGATTGTTGGCAAAAGTCTCAAAGATTCTTATAGATTAAACTATCAATCAAATTTACTCCTTATTTTTACAGACTTTACTCCCAATGCAATACAACTAAGCCCTACTATGAAGCGTTTTGTAGTAGAGGGCTTCTTTCAATCAGGTTTAATCGCTTATGATAAGGGCTATATTTATACCAGTCTTGAAGCAATGCAAATCATCAAAAATCTCCCTAAAGATACCTATGATGGCATTCACATTCACTCTAACAATCCACAAAAGGACATTGTGTCTCTCCAAGAAGCATATCCGCAAATGCGAATTGTTGGTTGGTGGGAGCAAAATGGAAATTTCTTTGCAGCCTTAGCACTAGAAAAACGCGCATTATTTATCGTTTTGATGCTTATTATTCTAGTTGCTTCTCTTAATATTATTAGTTCCCTTTTAATGACTGTGATGAATAGAAGACGAGAAATTGCCCTATTACTCACTATGGGGACAAGCACTAAAGAGATTCAAAAAACTTTTCTTTATTTGGGGAATTTTATAGGCATCAGTGGAATTATCTGTGGAAGCATTTTAGCTTTTATTATTCTTTTCTTGCTTTCAAGTTTTCCTATTATCTCACTGCCCGCAGATGTTTATGGTAGCTCAAAATTACCCTTAGAACTTTCTTTGCTTGATTTATTTTCAATTTTGTGTGGCTCTTTTGCAATCGTTTTCTTTTCTTCTTATTATCCAGCCAAAAAAGCTACTCAAATTAATCCTTTAGAAGTTTTGCGTAACGAATAG
- a CDS encoding LptF/LptG family permease, giving the protein MTLFSRYIISLYLKYFFILFVSLECFFVLIDLVKYLDELPQSANLIVLLIFYDFVYASNFILPLSLVLAQIVLSISMLRNSQFTAFLALGYSKARIFLPIFIVSFLITLLFVLLNATPFAYAKERVDLIIERGYLGSYKNDLFIKYNENYIYFEKIFPLLKMAENVKVYEVFNKQVIKIIEAPKATFIEDKWKLEDARITTLDSNLEVGKNPLKIEEQKTYETLEGFKPKILDNIYEKQGSVSIVDALEAIWLLKKQGVNTQKLRSSLYALIFFPFFAPLVMVCLARFTPNSNRYANIGGITLGMILGVLIVWGVFFSFSRLSMSGFLPPEVSIILPIGILGLVSLWLFLRLFKE; this is encoded by the coding sequence ATGACTTTATTTTCACGCTACATTATTTCTTTATATTTGAAGTATTTTTTTATTCTTTTTGTATCACTAGAATGCTTTTTTGTTTTAATAGATTTAGTAAAATATCTTGATGAATTACCTCAATCTGCAAATTTGATAGTTTTGCTCATTTTTTATGATTTTGTGTATGCAAGTAATTTTATTTTACCACTTTCCTTGGTGTTAGCTCAAATTGTTTTATCAATTTCTATGTTGAGAAATTCACAATTTACAGCTTTTTTGGCACTTGGATATTCAAAAGCAAGAATCTTCTTGCCTATTTTTATAGTATCATTTTTAATCACCCTTTTGTTTGTTTTGCTTAATGCAACTCCTTTTGCTTATGCTAAGGAACGAGTGGATTTGATTATTGAGCGAGGATATTTGGGGAGTTATAAAAATGATTTATTTATAAAATACAATGAAAATTATATTTATTTTGAAAAAATATTCCCTCTTTTAAAGATGGCAGAGAATGTTAAAGTTTATGAAGTTTTTAACAAGCAAGTTATTAAAATTATTGAAGCCCCAAAAGCAACTTTTATTGAAGATAAATGGAAATTAGAAGACGCTAGAATCACCACTCTTGATTCCAATCTTGAAGTGGGTAAAAATCCCCTTAAAATTGAGGAACAAAAAACTTATGAAACACTAGAAGGTTTTAAACCTAAAATTTTAGATAATATTTATGAAAAGCAGGGTAGTGTTTCTATTGTTGATGCATTAGAAGCAATATGGCTTCTCAAAAAACAAGGAGTTAATACTCAAAAACTTCGCAGCTCTCTTTATGCTTTGATATTTTTTCCATTTTTTGCTCCTTTGGTGATGGTGTGTTTGGCTAGATTTACTCCAAATTCTAATCGTTATGCTAATATTGGCGGAATTACTTTGGGAATGATTCTTGGAGTTTTGATTGTATGGGGTGTATTTTTTAGTTTTTCTAGGCTCTCTATGAGTGGTTTTTTGCCGCCAGAAGTAAGTATCATTTTACCTATTGGAATCTTAGGTTTAGTGAGCTTATGGCTATTTTTAAGGTTATTTAAAGAATAA
- a CDS encoding 50S ribosomal protein L25/general stress protein Ctc gives MLSGIIRESISKADTKALRKNGYLIANIYGKGRENIHCAFKRNDFIREVKNKTDLIFEVEVGTQKYPVVIQEYQKDPITSEITHVDLMLAQKGVEAKYSVKVRIVGIAKGLKNKGVLMVSKKRIKVKAAPENLPKDYEINVTDLDVGDVVLVRDLPQNNGVKIVERDDVAIVGVIKSR, from the coding sequence ATGTTAAGTGGAATAATTAGAGAGAGTATTTCAAAAGCAGATACAAAGGCTTTAAGAAAAAATGGTTATCTAATTGCCAATATTTATGGTAAGGGCAGAGAAAATATTCATTGTGCTTTCAAGCGTAATGACTTTATTAGAGAAGTTAAAAACAAAACCGATCTAATTTTTGAAGTGGAAGTAGGCACACAAAAATATCCAGTTGTTATCCAAGAGTATCAAAAAGATCCAATTACTAGCGAAATTACCCATGTGGATTTAATGCTTGCACAAAAAGGTGTAGAAGCAAAATATTCTGTTAAAGTAAGAATTGTAGGGATTGCAAAAGGACTTAAGAATAAGGGTGTTTTGATGGTTTCTAAAAAACGCATTAAAGTTAAAGCTGCTCCTGAAAATTTACCTAAAGATTATGAAATTAATGTAACAGATTTGGATGTGGGTGATGTTGTATTAGTGCGTGATTTACCACAAAACAATGGTGTGAAAATTGTAGAAAGAGATGATGTTGCAATCGTTGGTGTGATTAAATCTCGCTAA